TCGCAGGTCGGGCATCCGCTGACGGTCCCACATGCTGGCGAGCAGGTGGTCCGGATCGGCCGGGTCGACGGCGAGGTCTGCCCCACCGGTCGTCGGGGTGGTCCCGTCCAGCACCCGGGTCCAGCGCAGGCCGGCGTCGTCGGATCGGTAGATGCCACGCTCGCCGCCGGGCCCGAACAGGTCACCTCCCGCGGCGACCCAGACCACGTCGGGGTCGGTCGGGTGGGCCACCAGGCGCGCGATGGTCGCGGAGGCCGACAGCCCGGAGGCCGTCCACGTCTCGCCACCGTCGGTCGAGCGGTACAGCCCCGTACCGGGGAAGGTCGTCGATCCTCCGCCCGCGTTCGCCTCGCCGGTGCCGGCCAGCAGCACCCCACCGGCGGTGACCACGACGGCCCCGATGGGCTGGACGAGGTCACGGGGCCAGACCGGCTGGAGGGTGCGGCCGTCGTCGTCGGACCGCCACAGCCCGCCGGACGCCGTTGCCACGTACAGGACGTCGTCGTCACGGGCGAGGTCGGTGATGCGCCCACCCGTCGCGAACGGCCCCCGTTCGACCCAGCCGTGCGACACCGTCAGCGGCGCCACGGGCACCTCGGCGGCCTGTCGGAGGGCCGCTGCGTAGCCGCCGACCACCATGCCGGACCGCATGACGGGCTCGTCGGCGTCACCCCCGGGTTGGGGGATCCCCGCGAGGGCCGTGCCGTGGCGTCGGGGTCCGTCGACCCCGTCACCGGTCCCGCCCAGCACCCCGATCAGCAAAAGGGAGAGGAGGGCGGCGGACGCAACGGCTCGACGGATCAGCACTTGGAGGGACAGCCTACGACCGCCCCGTCCCGGGCGGATCGATCCCGGGAACGACGAACGGCGCCCCGTCGGGGCGCCGTGGTCAGTTGCTCGACTCGGATCAGGCCGTGGCCGCCACCGTGTCGGGGAGGTCGAACGCGAGGTCGGCCAGGTGGCCGACGCAGCAGCGGTGGGCGTCGAGGTGGCCGGGGAGCTCCATCTCGACGGCGTCGCGCAGGGCGTTGACGCGGGTCGTGACGTCCTCGCTGCCGAGCGCAGCGAGGTCGACCGCGTCGAGCGCCACGCCGACGGAACGCCGGCAGCAGGCGAAGACGGGGGACCCGCCGCGCCACGGCTGCTCGAACTCCGCGAGCAGCTCATCGTGGCTCAAGGTGTCTGTTGTCATCTGGCCTCCCTCGATCGGGTGGTACATCTGGTCACGAAGGTACCCCCATCCGCCACAGCCGCACCGAGTGATAACGCGAACAATCAGGTAACACCGCCATCCTCGGTGCAGTTCGCTTGACTGGTCACAACGGCGTGGTCAGTCCGCGCCGAGCTCGACAGCCCGGTCCCGAGCCGCTTCGATGGCGTTGAGGAAGGCCGCGCGGACCCGCTGTTCCTCGAGCACCCGCACGGCTGCGATGGTCGTCCCCCCGGGAGAGGTGACGGATTCCCGCAGCTCGACGGGGTGGCGACCGGTGTCGCGCAGCATGAGCGCGCTGCCGACCATCGTCTGCACGATGAGCTCGGTGGACACGTCCCGCGACAGGCCGAGCAGCAGGCCAGCATCGATCATGGCCTCCGCCAGCAGGAAGAAGTAGGCGGGGCCGGACCCGGCCAGGGCGGTGACGGCGTCCATGTGCTGCTCGCCGAGGCGGACGACGCGACCGACGTTGGTCAGCAGCTTCTCGGCCGTGACGAGGTCCGCCTCGGTCGCGAACGCCCCGGGCGAGATCGCGCTCATCGCCTCGTCCACCAGCACGGGCACGTTGGACATGACCCGGACCACGGGGATGTCGCCGAGGGCCTGCTCGAACCGCGCGCAGGTGATGCCGGCCACGACGGAGATGACCGGCTCGCCCGGCCGGATGTGGCCGACGATCTGGTCCAGCAGCTGGCCGAGCGTCTGGGGCTTCACCGCGATGACGACCTGGTCGGCCCATTCAGCCACCGCGGCGGAGTCCGTGGAGACCTCGACGTCGTACTGGGCGGTCAGCTCGGCCGCACGTTCGGGGCGACGCACCGTCGCACGGATCCGGTCCGGGCTCGCCGCACCGCTGCGCAGCAGTCCCGAGAGCAACGCCTCGCCCATGCGGCCGGCGCCGAGGATGCCGATGTTGCCGTTCACGTCCACTGGTCCCTTCGACTGGCGCGGCTGGTCCGTGCCCGCAGCACACCAGCCTACGGCCCGACTCAGGAGATGGGGTTGCGTCCCTGCCCGGTGCGTTCCCGCCAGCGCTGCTCGCGTTCGATGTAGCCCTCGAATCCCAACCGGAGGGCGGCGTTGAACGTCTCGTCGGCCACGGTCAGGACCGCGCCGGCAAGGGTGTCGACCTCCTCGATGGTGATCGCGCGCAGGGGCACGACCCCGACCAGCAGGATGTCGCCGGACTCCTCCACGGAGAACCGCAGGGTGTAGCTGCGCTGGTGGCGCTTGAGCAGCAGCTCGTAGAGGGCCGCGACGTTCTCGTCCGGGGCACGCATGAAGTGGGCCTGTGCGACCAGCGTGCGGTCGCCGACGCTCAGGAACAGCCCGATGGTCCGCTTCTTCTCCCCGGCGAGGGCGACCACCCAGCTGTGGTCGTCGAGCCGTTCGACCTCCAGCTCGTCCTGCTCGGCGATCCACTTCTCGATCGCCTCGACCGCCTGCTCGCGGAGCTCGACCTCGCGCGTCATCAGGCGCCTCGCTGCACAACGGCGTCGCGGAGCCCGAGCGCCTGCTCGTAGACCCCCAGGGTCCGTTCGACGGTGGCGTCCCACGAGAAGCGGTCGGCGCGACGGATGGCGTGTTCCGCTGCCTCGGCCCGCACCGCTGGGTCCAGCAGGTAGGGCAGGAGGGCCTTGGCGAACGCGTTCGGGTCGTGCTCGGCGACCAGCGTTCCCCCACCGGGGTCACCCTCGAGCGGCCCGAGGACGTGTCGCAGGCCACCGACGTCGGTGGCGACCACCGGGGTCCCGCAGGCCTGCGCCTCGAGTGCGACGAGCCCGAAGCTCTCGGAGTGGCTGGGCATCAGCACGACGTCGGCGGCGCGGTACAGCGCCGCGAGCTGCTCGTGGCTCCGCGGCGACAGGAAGGCCACACGGTCGGCCACCCCGAGCTGCTCGGCAAGGGCCTGCAGGGCCGGCGGGTCGACCACGCCGGCGCCGTTGCCGCTGGGTCCGCCGACCACGACCAACCGCACCGGCGGCGCGTCGGCCGGCATCGTCGCCGCGAGCGCCGCGATGGTCCGCACGGCGGTGTCGGGCCCCTTGAGCGGCTGGAGGCGACCGACGAACAACACGACACGGGCGTCGCGGCCGCCACCGAGCAGGTCGGCGGTCCACGATCGACCGGCCGCGGTGTTGAAGGTCGACAGGTCGACACCGGGTTCGACGACGTGCACCCGGGAGGCACCCATCTCGCGACGCAGGAAGGCCGCCTCGTCGGGTGTGGGGGCGACGATGGCGTCGGCGTGCACCGCGATGCGCTGTTCGGCGGCGAGGCGCAGCGCGGGTTCGGGGTTGTCACCCGGCGCCAGGGTCGCGTTCTTCTGCCTGGCCAACGTGTGGAAGGTCTGCACCAGCGGGATGCCGAGGCGGCTCTGGGCACGCAGTCCGACCCAGCCGCTCATCCAGTAGTGCGCGTGGAGGATCTGCGACGCGCGGGCGGCCGGGTGGTCCGCCATGCCCAGGTAGAACGCGCAGAGATGGGACGCGAGCTCGGACTTGTCGGCCTCCGGCGGGCCGGCCTCGATGTGGTGCACGCGCAGCCGCGGCTCGACCTCGACCGTGGAGGGCACATCACCGGCGGGGCGTCGGGTGAAGACGTCCACCTCGACCCCGCGACGTGCGAGTCCGTGCGCCACGTTGTCGACGTAGACGTTCAGGCCGCCGGCGTCGCCGGTCCCTGCCTGCGCCAACGGGGACGTGTGGACGGCCACGAGGCCAACCCGACGAAGCGCATGGTCGTCAGTCATGGATTCCCGAGTCACTCTCCGTGTCGACATCGTTGCGCGCCACGAGACCGCGGCCGGGGCAAAGGATAAACGTCACGGGGCGGCAAGCATCTTCCCATCGCGGGCAGCCTTCCCCGCGCGAGACTCCACCAACCCGTCCCGGAACGGCAGCGACCCCCGCACCGGACGGGGTGCGGGGGTCGTGTGTGGCGGGAGCGGGCGGCGGTGCTCCACGCCGCGGCGGGAGTGCGCACGCGGGCGGCCGAGGCGGTGCAGGCCCGGCCGTCGGTGCGTTGGGCTACTCGGCGGTGCGGCGCAGGCCCACGCGCTCGGCAGCCTGCTCGACACGGTCCTGGCCCTGCTCGACGACCTTGCGGAGGCTGGTCACGGCCTGGGCGACCTGGGTGCGGGCCGTCTCCGTGCGGTCCAGCGCCTTCTTGGTGGTCTCGTTCTTCGACAGGGTGTCGACGACCTTGCGGCCACGGGTGGCGTAGGTACCGAACTCCTTGCGAGCGCTCTCGACGCCCTCGTTCAGCTCGGCCTGCAGCTTCGCCGGGGCCTCCTTGACGAAGGTCTCGACCTTGCCGCGGGTCTCGGCGACGAAGGACTCGGCCTGCTCCGTGCGGGTCTTGCCGAGCTTCTCGAGGCGCTCCGGCAGCTCACGGGCAACCTCGACAACGCGGTCGCTGGCCCCCACGGTGGCGTAGGCGTAGTCGGTGACGAAGCCCTTGACGTCCTCGGCAGCCAGGTCGACACCGGCGAGGGACAGGCGGAAGCCGTCCTGCGCGCTCGTGGTCGACGTGGTGGTCTTCGTGGCGGCCGTCTTGGTGGTCGCGGCCTTCTTGGCCGGCGCCTTGCGGGCGGTGGTGGCCTTGGTGGTGGTCTTCTTGGCGGTCGTCTTCTTGGCGGTGGTCTTCTTGGCGGTGGTGGCCATGGTCGTGCGTCCTTCTCGGGAAGTGCCCGTCATCGGGCAGGTGTGTGCATGGGTGGAAAGGGTCAGGGGGACCGGCGGACCGCTGGAGGGCGGAGCACGGTTCGACGCCGGCCTCCCCTGACCACACTTGCTGGGCACCCTCGATCTGGTGCCCGGTCGTCACGCGAACGACCTACGAGGCCTGCTCCTCGGCCTCGCCAGGTGCATCGCTGTCGGTGGGACGGCCCGTGTCGGCGTCGTCGTGGCCGGCGGTGAACGACCTGTAGATCTCCAGCAGCGCCCGGCGCTGCTTCTCCGTCAGGGTCTGATCGCTGACGATGGCGCTTGCCAGGTCCGTCTGCCGCTCCTCGAGGATCCCCGCCTTGACGTAGAGGGTCTCGGCGCTGATCCGCAGGGCGGACGCGATGGACTGCAGGATCTCCGCGGACGGCTTGCGCAGGCCGCGTTCGATCTGGGAGAGGTAGGGGTTGCTGACCCCGGCACGCTTGGCGAGGTGGCGAACCGACAGCTGCGCGGCTTCGCGCTGCTCCCGGATGAACCCGCCGAGATCCCGGACACGACGATCGGCCGCATCGGCAACGTCCCTCACGGTGTCGCCCGCGGCGTCGATGGCGTCCTTCGGATCCTTCACGGCATTCACCTCACCCTCGGCTCTTGATGACCTGACTCCTCGAGGACCCTTGCTTGCCCCCGTTGTCCATTACGTTAACAGTTGCAAGCACTGCGTGCAAGAGTTAGCACCAACATTTTTCGTGCGGTTCCCACGGGCGAGCCGGACGGCGTCCCGGCGGGGGCTCAGGACAGCCCGAAGGCCTCGGTGACACGGGTGGACAGCTCGGGGACGGCGCTGATCTCGCCGTGGGGAACGCCCCCACCGAGCACCGGAACGCGACGAACGTCCGGCGCGGGAATCCCGCCCAGCGCCTCGACCACCGCGGCGATCACCGGACCTGCGGCACGGTCGGAACCGTCCTGGATCTTGACGGCGATGCCGACCGGCCCGAGCCGATCGTGCACGAAGCCGCACCCCATGACCCCCTCGGCCCCTCGCTTGGCGACGACGCGGGCATCGGCCAGCATCAGCTTGGTGTCGGGCAACGATGGCCCGCCGACCAGCTCGGGGTGGGCAACCATGGCATCGCGAACTGCAGCAAGCACTGAGGTCGGGCCGGCCGCGAGCCGGGCGAACCCGGTCGCCAGGCCGCCGGTGGTGGTCAGCCATGCGGGCGCACCGCAGCCGTCGATGCCCGGTCCCTGCGGTGCCCCGTCGAGGATCTCGGCCAGCGCCCGGGCGATCCGCTGCTGCAGGACGGTGTCGGTCTCGAGGTAGGTGGCCGGGTCGTGGCCGGCGGCGACGTGGGCCCACAGCATCCCTGCGTGCTTGCCGGAGCAGTTGTGCGACAGCGTGGTCGGCGCATCGAGCTCGGTCCGGACCGCCACGTTGATCGGCCAGTCCGCTGGACAGCGCAGCGCGGACTCGTCGAGCCCTGCCTCGGCCAGGACCGAGGCTGCCTCGACCTGCTGGTCGTCGCCCCCGTCGTGGCTGGCGCTGATGATCGCCAGGTGCTCCTCCTGCGGGTGCAGTCCCAGGTCCTGGAGCGTGGACAGGACCGCGGTGGTCTGGAACGGCTTGAGGGCCGACCGCGGGTAGACGGGCCGCGTCGCGTCACCCGCGAACGTCGTCACGGTGCCGTCGGGTGTGGCCACGACGACGTCGCCGAGGTGGCCGGACTCGATGACCCCGTCACGGGTGACGGTGACCAGCAGGGAGGTGGAAGAGGGCATGACGGCCGGCAGCCTATGCGCTGGCGGCGGTACGGCACGGTCCCGCGGACCGGCCGGTGGACCGATCTGCCGATCAGCCTTCCACGGTCCGGACGACGTCGTTGATGGATGCGGCCCCGTCGCGATACCGCGCGATGAGCTCCTGCTGCAGCCGGTCGAGGTTGTCCATGACCTTGCGACGCAGGGCGGAGATGGCCTGCTCCTCCTCCTTCAGCCGCTGCACCGCAGCGACCAGCTCGGGGTCGGTCAGGTCCGGCAACCGTCCGAGCGGCATCTCCTCCAGCACGCGGTCGCCACGTCGACGACCCTGCTTGCCGGTCGGCACGTAGACCTCGCTGTTGCTGACCGATCGCGGCCCGCCGGCGGCCTCGTCGGTCAGGATCGTCGTCAGCGTCGAGACGAGCGAGTCCGCGTCGGTGCCCTCGCGACGCTGGAGTTCGGCCCGTGCGATGTCGAGCTGGCCGTGCAGCAGCCGTCGAGCGTAGGACAGGCGCGCTTCCTCCTCGCGACAGTCGTCACGCATCGTGCGGATGTCCGCAGGCACGAGGTCGGCCAGGCCGTCGAGGAAGTCCTCGTCGGTGATCCGGTCGATGCGCCGTCGATAGGGGGCTGCGTCAGTCATCGTGTGCTCCGGAGTGTAGACCGATGCGAGGCAACGGCGGGCTGGCTGGTCAACGACAGAGCGCAGCCGCCAGGGGGAAGGGGTTGATCGGCCCACCGTCACCGGGATGGAACTGCCAGTGGAGGTGTGGCGGCGTGCCGGCGGCGTTGCCGCTCTGACCGGTGGCGCCGATCAGCTGGCCGACGGTCACGGTCTGGTAGTCCGTGACGTAGGCCGCCGACAGGTGTGCGTAGTAGTAGCGGTTGCCGAGGTTGTCGACGAGGTCGATGGACAGGCCACCGAGCGAGTTGTGGAACACCCTGCGGATGTAGCCGTCGGCGACGGCGAACTGGGGCATGCCGTAGGCGGCGAACATGTCGGCCCCCTGATGGCGACGGCCACCCGAGCGCGGGAACCCCCACGAGTCGATGAAGCCGTTGGGCTGGCCCAGCGGACACGTCATGACCTGGGTGCCCCCGGGCAGGGTCACCTCGCGCAGGATGCCGGGCGGGACGTACCCGAAGGAGGCCTGGTAGCCGGTGGACACGAGCTGCTGCTGTTCGGCGTCCTCTTCTGCCTCGGCCAGCGCCTCCTCTGCCGAGGAGACGGCCGCTGCAGCCTCCTCCAGCGCATCGTCGAAGACGACGGTCAGGTTGCGCAGGTCCTGCATGGCCGACGCCGTCCCCGCCTGGATGCCCTGCTGGCTGGAGACGTTGTCGACGACCCGTTCGGCAGCGGCGTGCAGGCTGACGGCCTGCGCTGCGGTCTCTGCCGCGACGGTGGTCATGACCGCCGACGCGTGGAGTGCCGAGCCGACGTCGGAGGCCAGCAGGAACGCCCCCGAGGTGCGCAGGAGGTCCACGCCCGGCTGCTTGTAGGCCTGGCGGATCTGGTCTGCCCTGCGGGCCTGAGCAGTCCGGACGGCGGCCTCGGCCTCCTCCACCTGTGTCTCCGCACCCGACAGCTCGCCCTCGAGGCGTTCGGCGTGGGCCAGCGCCTCCTCGTAGCCCGAGGCGAGCTCGTCGAGTCGGTCGAGGGTGTCGTCGTAGGTGCGCTGGGCGTCCTCGAGGTCACGGGTCGCCTCGATGACGCCGGTGTCCTCCGC
The nucleotide sequence above comes from Euzebya pacifica. Encoded proteins:
- the proC gene encoding pyrroline-5-carboxylate reductase, which translates into the protein MNGNIGILGAGRMGEALLSGLLRSGAASPDRIRATVRRPERAAELTAQYDVEVSTDSAAVAEWADQVVIAVKPQTLGQLLDQIVGHIRPGEPVISVVAGITCARFEQALGDIPVVRVMSNVPVLVDEAMSAISPGAFATEADLVTAEKLLTNVGRVVRLGEQHMDAVTALAGSGPAYFFLLAEAMIDAGLLLGLSRDVSTELIVQTMVGSALMLRDTGRHPVELRESVTSPGGTTIAAVRVLEEQRVRAAFLNAIEAARDRAVELGAD
- a CDS encoding asparaginase, whose translation is MPSSTSLLVTVTRDGVIESGHLGDVVVATPDGTVTTFAGDATRPVYPRSALKPFQTTAVLSTLQDLGLHPQEEHLAIISASHDGGDDQQVEAASVLAEAGLDESALRCPADWPINVAVRTELDAPTTLSHNCSGKHAGMLWAHVAAGHDPATYLETDTVLQQRIARALAEILDGAPQGPGIDGCGAPAWLTTTGGLATGFARLAAGPTSVLAAVRDAMVAHPELVGGPSLPDTKLMLADARVVAKRGAEGVMGCGFVHDRLGPVGIAVKIQDGSDRAAGPVIAAVVEALGGIPAPDVRRVPVLGGGVPHGEISAVPELSTRVTEAFGLS
- a CDS encoding YbjN domain-containing protein — encoded protein: MTREVELREQAVEAIEKWIAEQDELEVERLDDHSWVVALAGEKKRTIGLFLSVGDRTLVAQAHFMRAPDENVAALYELLLKRHQRSYTLRFSVEESGDILLVGVVPLRAITIEEVDTLAGAVLTVADETFNAALRLGFEGYIEREQRWRERTGQGRNPIS
- a CDS encoding M23 family metallopeptidase; the protein is MLLAQPSAAVQGTGSASVAEDTGVIEATRDLEDAQRTYDDTLDRLDELASGYEEALAHAERLEGELSGAETQVEEAEAAVRTAQARRADQIRQAYKQPGVDLLRTSGAFLLASDVGSALHASAVMTTVAAETAAQAVSLHAAAERVVDNVSSQQGIQAGTASAMQDLRNLTVVFDDALEEAAAAVSSAEEALAEAEEDAEQQQLVSTGYQASFGYVPPGILREVTLPGGTQVMTCPLGQPNGFIDSWGFPRSGGRRHQGADMFAAYGMPQFAVADGYIRRVFHNSLGGLSIDLVDNLGNRYYYAHLSAAYVTDYQTVTVGQLIGATGQSGNAAGTPPHLHWQFHPGDGGPINPFPLAAALCR
- a CDS encoding glycosyltransferase: MTDDHALRRVGLVAVHTSPLAQAGTGDAGGLNVYVDNVAHGLARRGVEVDVFTRRPAGDVPSTVEVEPRLRVHHIEAGPPEADKSELASHLCAFYLGMADHPAARASQILHAHYWMSGWVGLRAQSRLGIPLVQTFHTLARQKNATLAPGDNPEPALRLAAEQRIAVHADAIVAPTPDEAAFLRREMGASRVHVVEPGVDLSTFNTAAGRSWTADLLGGGRDARVVLFVGRLQPLKGPDTAVRTIAALAATMPADAPPVRLVVVGGPSGNGAGVVDPPALQALAEQLGVADRVAFLSPRSHEQLAALYRAADVVLMPSHSESFGLVALEAQACGTPVVATDVGGLRHVLGPLEGDPGGGTLVAEHDPNAFAKALLPYLLDPAVRAEAAEHAIRRADRFSWDATVERTLGVYEQALGLRDAVVQRGA
- a CDS encoding helix-turn-helix domain-containing protein, whose translation is MKDPKDAIDAAGDTVRDVADAADRRVRDLGGFIREQREAAQLSVRHLAKRAGVSNPYLSQIERGLRKPSAEILQSIASALRISAETLYVKAGILEERQTDLASAIVSDQTLTEKQRRALLEIYRSFTAGHDDADTGRPTDSDAPGEAEEQAS